tctatcaacaatgacaagccactggggtctgacatcttggatggaaaattactgaggataatagcggacaatattgccactcctattttacatattttcaatttaagcctactaatttaagcctggagagaagcaaaagtaattccacCACCTAAGAATATTAatgccccctttactggctcaaatagccgaccaatcagcctgttaacaacccttagtaaacttttagaaaaaatggtgtttgaccagatacaatgctattttacagtaaacaaattgacaacagactctCAGCactcttatagggaaggacattcaacaagcacagcacttacacaaatgactgatgattggctgagagaaattgatgataacaGCCCCCATAATCTttttttgttagacttcagtgcggatTTTACACCCCTTGCTATATTGTAgatagagttacctgtctaacagaacacagagggtgttctttaatggaagcctctccaacataatccaggtcgaattaggaattccccagggcagcaatctaggccccttactttttcaaTCTTTATGAAAACGACATGCcattggctttgagtaaagccattgtgtctatgtatgcggaggactcaacactatacacgtcagctactacaccgactgcaacacttaacaaagagctgcagtttgtttcagaatgggtggcaaggaataaattgGTCCTCAATATTTCTAAAACGAAATAcgttgtatttgggacaaatcattcactaaacctcaactaaatcttgtaataaataatgtggaacttGAGcaagtaaccctggattgtaaactgtcatggtcaaaacatattggggagaagtctgtccataataaagtgcgaCTAACAGCACTAACAAAAATtatattccacatcaagtaactgatgttagcagtaaaattagattttaaaaaacagagagtaatacaccttatggaacagcggagactgtgaagcaacacaaactgGCATCCACAcaattacatgttttatttaactaggcaagtcagttaagaacaaattattatttacaatgacggcctaccccggccaaacccagagaacaatgggccaattgtgcgccggctTATGGGGTTCCCAATCACGGATGGTtgtcgaaccagggtctgtcttGACCCCTCTATCAccgagatgcagtgtcttagataGCTGCGCCACTTGGAAGcccacactatacacacacgtacacatggattttgtattgtagagatgtggtagtggagtagtctgtggtgaaatctgttgtgaatgtattgtaatgtttttaaaattgtataaggcagttaattttgctggaccccgggaagaatagctgctgccttggtaggaactaatggggatccataataaatacaaatgcaaaTACAGATGCTACACAGCAGCCATGCCTCTCTAGATACAGTGGTTTTGCTCATGTTGTGGTAAGATATAGGATGCCAATTCTTGTTTTAGGAGGTTAGCTAGGCCACAGTTTAAGCCATACTTTGAGCAGTTCTGTACTAAACGCTAGCCCTGTCTAGCCCTTTCCCACTATAACCGAAGAGATATACTGTAGCCTATTTATACATGTGGGATTTCTGTTGAGAAGTTGGAGTTAAAAGGGCATCTGAAAAACAAAAAGGGCAGATTTTTTTGCTCTAATTTGTGCCCCGGGGCAGCATGCTATGCAAAAGGCAGCATGGAGTCCTTTTCCTGCCATGCCACAATGGTCGGTTGGCAGCACACACAGAGCTGGGTGGGCACTGTCCCTGGCACACACAGTCAAAGCCCCTTTGTACTCAGTCCCACATTGGCTATTTATATCCATTAACTTCCTTATTGCGGTAGATTAACCATAAATGAGTCGCTATGGGGTTTTATCTCAGAAAAGTATGCAGCTATGTTATGGTCAAACACTAGTTGAAGAGGAATGCTGTAGTGTAGTTGTGTGGGAACAGTCTAGATAATTGTGCCGGCCTAGAGTCAGTGGATGCTCACAGGCATTTGAAATGAGATATTCTCAATAAAAAATGAGTTAAATGCTCGAAAACGCAAAAATGTTAACCATGTGTGTAGAGATGTTTGGAAAATGAATTTGTCTGCTGGCATGCTGTTGAAAGGTGTGAGTAAAACTAAAAAGCTAAATTGTGTTTAAAACAAACAGGAGTTGGAAGTTCTCGTGTGTGGTTTGGCACTGGCCAATGCATGTCCACTGTCTTTGAAACAATTTATTTTTGGTCGAATGTGAAAAGCCTTTGTGGTGTGTTTCACTTGGCTGAGTGAAAATGAATAAACAAATTGAAAAAAATGAGCCTCCTACACATCTCTTGAGGTCAAAAAAAATTACCACCACCTTAATACATTGTGTTTGGCATCAGTACACTATATCAGTTATTGTTTTAAACCTTTTACTACCAAAACCAGAAAGGTGTTTAAATGCAGTTTTCACAGACAGTATTATTAGCCAATTAGTCTTAAAGATTAGACATTTGTAAAGATTTAAGACACCAcaactattgtgtgtgtggggggggggagatgCAAGCTTAGGGAGAACCCAGAAGTGCAGTCTTTTGCAGAGCTAGTTCTCACCAAACTGGCCTACTTCCTATGTGCCCCTTCCTCTAGCTGTTTAAATGAACCACACTTTGTCCCAAAGGACACTGagaagggaaggaagaggagggggggagggtctACGACTCTGCGTCCTTAAGGATGGAATTAAGACTGGCTAGAGGTTACCGGCTGTGGTCAGCGGGGTGGTGGAAAGCAGTCTGTCAAACAAGCTATATTTAAGTCTCTCTCGTCCCTTTCCCACAGTGCTAGAGCTTAGAAaatgtgagagggggagagacctcAAGTTGAAGCCAAACAGCATGGCTAGCTAGCGTGGAATGCTATCGTgctatcctatcctctcctcaGTTTACTGTTTCAGTTGGGGGCTGATTCACAAGTACTGTAACTCACTCACCCCCTATCTGAgacatctactgcagccctcatcctccacatacaacacccattctgacAGTCACATTCTGTAAAAGAtctccaaagcacacacatccctgggtagctcttcttttcagttcgctgccgCTAgcaactggaacaagctgcaaccaacactcaaactggacagttttatctcaatctcttcatagactcaatcatggacactcttactgacagttctggctgctTTGAGTGATgttttgttgtctctacctttttgccttttgtgctgttgtctgtgctcaataatgtttgtaccgtgttttgtgctgctaccatgttgtgttgctaccatgctgtgttgtcatgtgttgctgccatgctatgttgttgtcttaggtctctctttatatagtgttgtgttgtctctcttgcagtgatgtgtgttttgtcctatatttatattttataaaaatatatatatttttaatcccagcccctgtccccgcaggaggccttttggtaggttgtcattgtaaataagaatttgttgttaactgacttgcctagttaaataaaggttacataaaaaaatgtaataaactgTGATTGGGGTCAGGACTAGCTATCTTAGAATGCTATCGTGCTACACTATACTCTGTTTCAGTTGAGAGCTGATTCACATGTAGCCCACTGAATGATTTGTTTTTGGGGAGGGCTGAGGAAATCTGCATGGAATAAAGCCAATGTTTATCCATTGTGATGGCAAAATTTGGGAATTCCTAGTTACACAACATTTTACTGGAAGAATTCAAGCCAATCCGATAACTGTGAGTCACAATTTGATACAAGCACAgtctttcctctctgtcctttatctTAAAAGGATCGGCGACTAGAAAGACCAAACACAGGGTAAATTTAGCCGATACATTGTTGCTGCAGAGAGATTGACCTCTGAAAGATGGGAACCGAGTTAATAGGCCTTTGCACAATGGTTCCTCAATAAAAGACATACCACAGTGTTATGACGCACTTTAACTATGTTATTGGTCAAACCTAAAAACAATATTAACAATAGAGATCTAATTCTATTGATATGGACATAAGACACTGTTTCATTGAATAAGTAACATTTAACTTGAAGGTGTTGGATATTGGTTGTCACCAACTCTGTAACAACGTATACACTTAGACTATTGTTTCTTACAACTGAGGGACTTGACTGACCAAGGGCCTAGACAAAACAGTGTGAATCAATCTACAACCCAACAAAACGTTATACACTTGACCATAAGCCACATTCTTTCATTGTTAAATACGTCACCCTATCAAGGCTTGATCTAGCCTGGTTGAAGCAGACTGACGTGAGCGTTCAGTCCAGTTTAACCAGGCTAGGCTTGACCACAGCTTGTGAGTAAATCACTGATGAGAGTTAAGTGCCTGGTCCGAAGGCTTCGGCAGCAGAAGTGGCTGCCAACTGTTACACACAGAGCCACAGCTGTGACTTGAATGCAGGACAGGAGTGGTATCCTGTCCACTGAACAGCTTATCATTTGATGCCGCTCTCGTCCACTGGAACCAGCCCAAAGCTCAtttaacacactgtaacacatacTGTAGCACACTGACAAGTAATTTAATGGGAGATAGAGACAGCAACACTATGCCATAGTGGGATTGACTGGGAAAGGCTTACAGTATAACCTCGTTTATCACTTTATCTCATCGTTCCAGAGCCTCCAAATATTGTAGTGAATAGGGAGGATAGCCGATATGAACCGAAAGACCTCGACACACTAGACTCTGGGCCTCTTTGCAGGGTGATATGCAGACCTGGAATGGCTTATTCTGTGGGCTGCAACTTGTAAAAAACATAGCAGAAACATAGCTCTTTATTCTAGTTGAGAGAGGGGCATGTAtgttctacacaatacattttctaCAACATTCTGTAACATTGAATGCTCCTGAGTAAGCCTATGACTGTCCCAGTATCCACGCTATGTATAAGGCCCATGACTGTTCCCAGTATCCACACTATGTATGAGGCCCATGACTGTTCCCAGTATCCACACTATGTATGAGGCCCATGACTATTCCCAGTATCCACACTATGTATGAGGCCCATGACTGTTCCCAGTATCCACACTATGTATGAGGCCCATGACTGTTCCCAGTATCCACACTATGTATAAGGCCCATGACTGTTCCCAGTATCCACACTATGTATAAGGCCCATGACTGTTCCCAGTATCCACACTATGTATGAGGCCCATGACTGTTCCCAGTATCCACGCTATGTATGAGGCCCATGACTGTTCCCAGTATCCACACTATGTATGAGGCCCATGACTGTTCCCAGTATCCACACTATGTATAAGGCCCATGACTGTTCCCAGTATCCACACTATGTATGAGGCCCATGACTGTTCCCATACCCACACTAGAACACTACTTAAAATGAACCAATGTATTTGCCATGCATTCTAATGCTagcctgtgtgttagtgtggataCTGGCACAAAGCCAGTGTCTCCATAGGATTAAGTAGAGTAGGTGAGTGAGTGCGGGTCTAGAAGGCAGTAAGGGATAAATTAAACTTCAGAGGAATCTCCACCCCGCTTATCAACGACACTCAGGCTTATCTAGGCACAACAGTGCTTTCACTGTGTGACTAGGTCCTATTCACTGACAAGAATTGCATTTCATGCTCTTGTTTTTGAAGACTTAGTCCAGTCAGATTCAAAGCTGTCATCGCAATAAGCGAGTTAGCATGGTCTAATATTTAGAAGTTAGCTTAGCTATGTCAGTTAATTTTAAACTGTGATGTCCACACCTAGTGCTTAACAGCTCTCTGAGTAGTTATTTGCAGTATTTCAAACCATACAGCCTACAGCATGTCGACATGGGTCATCATTCACAATTTATAGGATATTCTCACATGCAGATGTCCTTAACGTTCACTGTGTATCACTGTCCTTGTCTAATTTTATTCTGGTGTACAGGTTTAAGGCAGGAGAgtccatttaaaataaaaaaaactttttctaATGCACTTTTGACAGTCTTTCCCAAAAGCATGACTCAGAATATGTTTACATCCTTTTCTCCACCATGGGTACTTGAGTCAAATAGTTTTACATTGAGTGACTGATTTACAAAGAATGACAAAAATCTATAGAAAGTACCATGAGTAAAGTGTTCCTGAAAGTCGACCAACAATGATTAATGTTCCTGTTTTGGAGGTCTGACTAGTCATTACTATTGTCTCCTGCTACGGTCATAGTTAGTCTCTTGCCTCAATTGGTCAAACCTTGTGACATGTTTGGAGATCACAGGTTCTCACAGGGGAAACATTCTGTTGCTGCACCGTGGCTTTGAAATGTAGTTTATGGCATTAACGAGAGCTGCTGTAGTCCACCCTGGCATGGGTTGCCTCGCTCCTATGCCTCGACGATgaggtcaacaacaacaacatgtgagGTCACCCAGTGCCAAACCACAACTTTTCAAAGCCCATTGGTCCTGACCTGGAAAATGGCTACCCAAAAAGGTGGAGTAAGGGGCACACCGGGGTGGAGCAAGTTACcattcaaggtgtgtgtgtgtgtgtgcaaaacaAATCAGTCAATGAAGTTTTGTTTTCTGCATTTGCAACCTTAGTTGCAGGTTTGCAACTTAGGCTTATTTACAGTACATCTCCACACCCACTTAAAGCATCTATAAGGgtctacagtaggcctatgtttCCATGGGTTGTCTGCACACCAGGTTGAATGAATGACGCAACAGGAAGTGGTTTGACATTTTTCACTGACAGTTGAACAAATACGCAACACCACCCACAGAGTGCCAAGGAGGCTCTGCTTCCTCTGTATCCAAACACAATGTGAAACAACTGTGTTCTTGCCCTTCCCTATCGTATGTCTGTACCAAATACTAttctaaatcatttcaaatactttagctgttcTTGATTGAACTTGCCTagcacaatggaaccaatggaaaaGTCCAGAAAGTGAAAACCCCACTCACTTGACACTTCAGGCATGCTAAAGCAAACACtcaaaagtatttgaaagatttcaaatagtatttgaacccaggtctcgtCCCTACCACTTCTCCATCATGTAGATTTTTACACCCACTCACAAACGGTTGCGTTGTGTAATCTGATAGGCATTGTGAAGCATTTAAAAAGTCACTATCCTGTTGTCTCACTGGTCCTAGTCAGGAAGAGTTCATTGGCATGGTTGAATGTACAATACTGAAAGCTCTATCTGTATCCAATAGCATGTCATTCACATTTCTTTGTACTGTAATAGGGAGTGCCAGAATTATAGTGCGTGGTTCCAGGGCAAAAGATCATTATCTGAAAGGAACGTCCTCTGTGGACGTGTTAACAACGTGTCTAGTAATATTACGTCTTCTCTAAAGCTCTTTAGCGAAAACTCTCGGGGAAAACCAGCTGAAGGGCTCTACTGTCTCAGCTGTATACGGATATAAAGATGCCATTGTTTATCGTTCGCTGCTAGTTTACAGTTAAAACCCTTGTGTTATTTACGTGTCTTGTTTAATGCTGATTAATTGCTATGCTGGCATACGGATGCATTTCAATAGGGTTCGGTTGCATGCTTAGGTAGCTTCAAATGTTTACAATTAAAATcgttgtgtttataatgtgtctTGTTTAATGTCGGTTAATTTACATGCTATCATATGGATGTGTTTAGTGTGGTTACGTTGTATGCTTAGTTAGCTACAAATATGGTGAGTTATATTTAATCATTGTTCAACCAACCACATCTTTAGCCTGCAACACTGGGTATTGTTGTCAGTGTGGCCTTCCTCCAATCTGCTGCGTTGACAGAATGTTTACCTGAACACCAGACATATGACCTCAGCCGCATTGATGCGAATTAGTTTTGTGTTGACATCATTGTTAAGTTGTGTTGTCGCAGCCACCCTCTGTCTGTTTTCACTTTCCCTAGTTGTTCGGTGCGGTCTGGAATAGCTGAACTAGGACACGGTTAATGCCGGCGCACTGAATAGACAGACATCTGTGTTTAGTCTGTGGCAGTTGGAATGTGATCGCTGTCTGTTCGCATGTTCATTTTTGTGGTAAATATCAACACAAGCCAGAGGGATTTGTACATTTTTAAGCGAGTAAGCATTAAGAGAAAACATTGACAGATCCCAAACATCTATCTCTCAATACATTCAATCAAAAACGTAGAATATATTAAGACAGTGCCTTTTTGTTTATTTTGAGTGTGGTATGTTATGTTAGTGTTACTCTGTTTGGAGTGGTAAAGAAACTTAGGTTGTACAGACGACTATTAATTCTTCTTCTGTATAGTTTATCTATCCTCTGTCACAGGGAAGCAAGGAGATCTATACAGGTTAGTAAAGCCTCCGTCATTTGAGAGTGGTTTTATACTAATAACCTATATAGATCTCCAGCACCTCAAGAGAGATGACCTTTAGTATAATTCTAACAGAAACATGGTAGGGAGGCCCTGCATATTACAGTAGGTCAAACATTATTGATGTAACACAGGAAATGGAAAGGATTCTACTTGACTATGGACTATAGTTGACTGAATGTTCTCAGGTGAACTTTACTAATTTCATATCTTTGTAATTACTACACCACAAAATATAGCTTTTAACAAAGGCAGATAGGCCtattcagcaaatcacattttttattggtcacacacatatttagcacatgttattgcaggtgtagcgaaatgctggtGTAGTGGCAGATTCAAAGCATTGAGTTTGACCTTCAGGATTTCACACCAAAAGAAGATACTGTATTCAATCCCATTGTGCCACCTGTATGTATgacgcatcaacacacacactttatgaTGCTTGAAACCCTTGTCAATATCACtgtatctctcccttcctctactcCAGACAGATGATGCTCAGTAACCAAGCCAGACGCCAATGAAAGATAACCGTCTGCTGCCATGACGACCAGTCGATGCACTCTGTTGCCGGAGGTGCTGCCAGAGCGTTCTGACTCTGCCCACACAGGGAGTTGCTTGAGCGACAGGGACTTTGATCCAATGGGTAGCCTGGACTACCCGACAGAGCCTGACCTCCCAGGAAAAGCAATGGAAGAGCAGAGCAGTCCGGCCAATGGAGAGCCGCAGTACTACATGCAAGTGTCTGCCAAGGATGGGCAGCTGCTGTCACCTATCGTGGGAGCGTACGCCAAACAGAGGTATGGACCTGCCAAACATGGATGGAATAGAGTTTTGTACGagtgtggaggggggaggggggttggtAGGGGTCAGAGGTAAAGTGAAGCTAGTTTTAAATATATACCCAAATATAACCAAACACGATTTCTGAATGGTAACAAATCAAGTGCCTCTCAAAAGGATTTCCCCCCTCTATCTGTCTGGGATGTCCTTCTTGTTCTCTGTGCAGTGAAAGAGGACTATATAGATCCTATAGATGAGTAACTATGGCTTCAGACAGCTACATAACTTACATACCAATCACACTAACTGGCCCTGTGGGGTAAATGTCTGTACATTTGAAACACAACAAATGTCCTGTTCTGGCCGGATGGTGCAGAGTCTAAATTTAGCACCTTGATTAGCATGTATGCCTGACGggactctgtcacacacacactatgggaGACAAAGGGGGGCTTTAGCGGCAACAGCTGCAGTCATGCAGACTGGGTCACAACTGTTAGCCCCCCCAAAGCCCTCTTAATAATCAGCCTGTGGCATAGCGCTAGCTAGCATAGGGTAGCTTCACTTAGAGATAGATAGCATAGTAGCAAAGCGGTAGCTAGCATAGATTGGCATACAGTAGAGCTGGTAGCATACATTATAGAATTGGGATCAACTTAATTTGCTACCTATTACAGAATAAATATTACAGAATAAATTGCCATGGTAGCTACAATCTACAATGTATTATTTAATAAATACTGATTGAAGAGTATGTGCTATCCGAGTCCAAGGTCTACTTGTGCCGTCTTTCCAACTCTATGTCTGGCCAttggcaagacaacacaaacagatctgggaccaggttataaatatgtatttttgtcATATATGTCTAATATAAACTAAATCAACAAACATTATCGCCATAGATGTTTATTAGTTGTTTTCGTATCCAGTGAcgttgttgtcatgtttgttcTGTTGATGATCAACATGAAAAACAATTTCCAGATTAGGTTTAAAGGCTTTTATAACTTCAAACTGACGACGACTCCAAAGTTTTTTTGTTCTATCAAAATCTTATTATTAATTCATTTGTCTGACAAGATGATGTTCATtctgttgtgttagttattggcAGCGACGAGTGTTTATGTTCAAGGGGAGGTTTGTTGAGTGAGGGGCTCATTCATTCCGTCAAAGACATCGGATTAGTTTCCTGATGAAATCAAGGCGATCAACAACCCAACATAATCATCATCCAGATTAGAGGATTAGATGCCATATAGGAGATTGGTGAATCATAGATTACAGTCCATATAGTAAATGAAAGTAATAATCCTCCTTGCATATGTTGTTTTAATCCAGAAAATGTTTGATTTGAGTCTGTAATCtaagagatgtactgtatgtatgcataGTACCGAGACAGAATAGACAGGGTATTCTAACAATGTGTGACAGCGTCAAATTACACCAACTCCCTCCCAGGGTTTTGTTATTTAACCAGCTAGTTTTCTATCCACTGAAATATTGACCTGATATTTTTGAAAACCTCTAGTCAGTGAATTGCGATGTCCAATCTTAGTTGTTATTGTTCTCAGAAAGGGAGGGAAGACATACTTAGTTGTTATTGTTCTCAGAAAGGGGGAAGGGAAGggtggatacctagtcagttgtcgaactgaatgccttcaactgaaatgtgtcttccgcatttaacctaatctctgaatcagagaggtgcgggggctgccttaatcgacatccatgtcttcagcgcccggggaaccgtgggttaactgccttgctcaggggcagaaagacagatttttaccttgtcagcttggggattcaatccagcaaccttccggttactggcacaatgctctaaccactaggctacctgcccagaTACTTAGTCAGATGTTATTGTTCTCAGAAAGTGGGAAGTAGGATCCCTAGTCAGTTGTTATTATTCTCAGAAAGGGGGAAGTAGGATCCCTAGTCAGCTGTTATTGTTCTCAGAAAGGGGgaaggggaatacctagtcagttgcacaactgaatgcattcagctgtgtcttctgcatttaacccaacccctctaaatcagagaggtgcggggtgctgccttaatcgacgtccACGTCATCAGCGCACGGGGAGCAGTTGTGTTGGGGGTTAATTTCCTTGCTCAAGGGTGGAACGGCACATTTTTCCACCTGCGGTCCCAAGCTTCAAGGGGTACAGAAAACACCAGCCTGTGAAAACATCAGCGTATCTAAAGACAATTTCTTTCTGTTCCTCTTTTTTCCTCACCTCGTTCCATATCGCCGAAGCCCTCTGCCTGAGCGGCCCATGTGTCGGATCTGTCATGACGGAGGGGGTCAGGAGGAGCTGCTCTCCCCCTGTGAGTGTGCAGGGACCCTGGGTACCATCCACCGGAGCTGCCTGGAGCACTGGCTCTCTGCCTCTGGCACCAGTGCCTGTGAGCTCTGCCACTACCAGTTCACTGTACAGAGGAAGAACCGGCCACTGATGGAGGtacagtatacag
The DNA window shown above is from Oncorhynchus tshawytscha isolate Ot180627B linkage group LG20, Otsh_v2.0, whole genome shotgun sequence and carries:
- the marchf3 gene encoding E3 ubiquitin-protein ligase MARCHF3, with the translated sequence MTTSRCTLLPEVLPERSDSAHTGSCLSDRDFDPMGSLDYPTEPDLPGKAMEEQSSPANGEPQYYMQVSAKDGQLLSPIVGAYAKQSPLPERPMCRICHDGGGQEELLSPCECAGTLGTIHRSCLEHWLSASGTSACELCHYQFTVQRKNRPLMEWVRNPGLRQEKRTLFGDMVCFLLITPLATISGWLCLRGAVDHLHFSSRLEAVGLIALTVALFTIYLFWTLVSLRYHCRLYNEWRQTNQRVVLLLPRSHGEPPAPPSSRGPSREKWPSKETIV